The Desulfuromonas sp. sequence GACTGTCCCCGAAAGGGGGCTGTCCCTAAATAAAAGATGGCTCGCGCAGAGGCCGCAAAAAAGAAGAAATGCGGTTTCAACGGAGAGTCGCTGAGGCGCAGAGAGAAAAACGAAGCAAAAGCAAAACGGGGATTTCGAAGTACATCATAGCCTTTAACTCTCCCTCTCTCCGCCTCTCCGTTAAAGTACGACCTAAGTGAGCGTTACCGAACGGGCGTGAATCAGCGGCTGAAAAATTAACTTCAATCAAGCGGGGGGGCGCAATGCACATCATCCATCATGGTGGCCATGAAACGGTCACCGGGTCCTGTCATGAATTTCGCCTGCCGGACGGTTCCGGCATTCTCATTGATTGCGGCCTGACCCAGGGGCGCGACGCAAGCTCACCTGAAATCGACTTTCAGGTCGAGCACATCAAAGCCCTTATTCTGACCCACGTATATATTGATCATTGCGGGCGTATACAGTGCTATCTGTGGAACAGGCCAATTGAATGACGCTGGAGGTTAAACCCAACTCTAAGACACAATAAAACGATCTTGCATACCATACAATTGTATGGTATTAAGGGTCACTATGGCGATACTTGGTGAGATATTATCTTCGAAGGCTCGAGAGAAAGTTTTTCAGCATCTCTTTGATGGGCAATCGGCAGAACTTCATGTGCGTGAACTTGAACGTCGCACGGGGTGTTCAATCGGAACCATTCAAACGGAATTAAAGAAGCTCTCGAGGCTTGAGTTGGTCAACAGCAGACGTGATGGCAATCGCTTGTATTACTTTGCTAACCGTGAGCATCCACTTTATTCAAATATCTGTGGCCTGGTCAGTAAGACCGTCGGTATGGTTGCCTTATTGAACACTGCGATTTCTGAATTACATGACGTAGAAATTGCTTTTTTGTTTGGCTCTATGGCAGATGGGACGTCAGGTGCTCAGAGTGATGTCGACCTCATGGTTGTCGGTTCACTAGGGCTGAGAACTTTAACAGCAACGCTTTCGACGGTTTCCGAATCAATCGGGCGCGAGATCAACCCGCATGTGATCACGGTAAGTGAATTTCGCAAACGAGTCCAGTCTGAAGAGCATTTTATTATGTCTGTTATGAACTCATCAAGGGTTTATGTCAAAGGGGGAGATTATGAGTTTGGAAAGCTGGTTGACTAACGCCTGGTTGCGCCGACATGAACCGTCGCAACAGGAGATTCGCGACCTCTTACGGATTGTCGAACGTGATCTTGGCGATGCTCGTAGTGATTTGTCCGCTGACTGGCGATTCGGCATCGCTTACAATGCCGCTCAAAAATTGTGTTTTGTCCTGTTGCATGCATCCGGATATCGCGCAGAAAAAAATCTTCATCATTATCGAACAATTCAGGCTTTGCCGCTCATCCTTGGCGCTGAGCGTAAGGGGGACGCTGATTATCTTGATGCTTGTAGGGTCAAACGTAATCAAGCTGAGTATGACAGGGTTGGTGTGGTCAGCGATAGTGAAGCAGAGGAACTTATTGCGTTCGTCAAAGAATTCCGCAGGGATGTAATCAGGTGGTTGAAGGTTGAACATCCAGCACTATGTTGAGTGCTGCAGTTTCTCGTCTCGCGCAGAGAGCGCAGCGAACGGGCGTGAGAAAGTTCTGTTTTTTGCCTTAATCAGCGATAAGCGGCGTCAATTGGCGG is a genomic window containing:
- a CDS encoding toxin-antitoxin system toxin subunit, translating into MVLRVTMAILGEILSSKAREKVFQHLFDGQSAELHVRELERRTGCSIGTIQTELKKLSRLELVNSRRDGNRLYYFANREHPLYSNICGLVSKTVGMVALLNTAISELHDVEIAFLFGSMADGTSGAQSDVDLMVVGSLGLRTLTATLSTVSESIGREINPHVITVSEFRKRVQSEEHFIMSVMNSSRVYVKGGDYEFGKLVD